A window of the Ostrea edulis chromosome 1, xbOstEdul1.1, whole genome shotgun sequence genome harbors these coding sequences:
- the LOC130047812 gene encoding uncharacterized protein LOC130047812: protein MSERIPNDLRNSRNGVLTNYIEQRLRFLEEQLHIQRERELELRRENWRRVRFLQRGGGIAREKRQLVSEYYRIKLDRGRHSRKFKVKQNVYNVTFKELPDSSFIRRLFKDMLKNVKREMQCNPNDYVRLNIRHPSLDSEIWVEFTQSKNLNEDKILNKIEAVQQSKKEFLMTDGATQLDFFHVKYPQGSGGGMKKKHLHVDKEKFKISKRAIVRIQNPDDSLCLPRAIVVAQLHSQKPEVPDPEWEKKWKRMRLGDVRALDQKRRALALMELAGCANDHPCGPQEWEKLHQVLAPEYRLKIFQFKTNTQRLRLDPIYRGQGSGKCLNILMDNEHYDTITSMAGVTENTYYCDYCDVGYSHIEEHRTVCPHRCSFCLADSPCTPDGTRTECAHCKGFFRNAACYQTHLKPYSSNTATTVCNLMGRCDQCQKWMSKQLLKGHACGGKTQCRICKKLVTTPHFCFVQKKPKPKRNKELKMYIYFDFECTQENGIHTPNLCVAERVCQHCDSLDIDMRCDHCHAFGSQRRFVFQGPDTLKQFMEWLLQSETDEKGNVTFKHDETTVIAHNFKGYDGQFILNYLVHTACIKPVVILNGSKILCMGVFGLRFIDSYNFLPFALAKMPSAFGLTELKKGYFPHFFNTEQNQNYVGPYPDAHYYNPDDMSITNREAFYTWYNQQAGKVFDFQKEFLAYCISDVDILRRCCAQFKSTLYGLVRVDPFQESITFASTANLAYRRGFMAQDTIAIIPNMGYQPSRRYSAKGCRWLTSLDRNIRHAKNGGEITIGPYTVDGYEEESRTVYEFYGCYWHGCPTCYPNLLTETHPHRVQQTYQTLYEQTLKRAAALEQQGYTVVSIWEHEFDRQVKNNPELQTLLRDLDIQDPLNPRDALYGGRTNATRLYCEEGDMRYVDVCSLYPYVLKYRTFPIDHPQLITSDFKNVREYFGLIRCRVLPPRGLYHPVLPYKTGGKLLFPLCRTCAEHRNLGPDDRCSHSDSERSLTGTWVTVEVHKALDLGYRLDRIYEVWHFEKTSQDLFRSYIDTFLKIKQEASGFPDHCQTPEQKQDYIDEIRRREGIFMNLIDIEKNPVRRTIAKLFLNCLWGKFAQRLQLPQTQYLTEEEELQKKLQDATLEIKGVELLEN from the coding sequence ATGTCTGAGCGAATACCCAACGACTTACGGAATAGCAGAAATGGGGTCCTAACCAATTATATTGAACAGCGATTGAGATTTTTAGAGGAACAACTACACATACAGCGAGAGCGTGAATTAGAACTCCGCAGAGAAAACTGGCGACGAGTGAGATTTTTACAGCGGGGAGGGGGGATAGCCAGAGAAAAACGCCAGTTAGTGTCGGAATATTATCGAATCAAGCTCGACAGAGGCCGCCATTCCAGGAAATTTaaagtgaaacaaaatgtgtacaACGTTACTTTCAAAGAGCTTCCAGATTCTTCCTTTATTCGGCGATTATTCAAAGATATGCTCAAAAATGTGAAACGGGAAATGCAGTGCAATCCCAATGATTATGTACGGCTCAACATTCGACACCCGTCTTTGGATTCCGAGATTTGGGTTGAATTTACCCAGTCTAAAAACCTCAACGAggataaaattttaaacaaaatagaagccGTACAGCAATCTAAAAAAGAGTTCCTGATGACAGACGGAGCCACACAGTTAGATTTTTTTCATGTCAAATATCCTCAAGGGAGTGGCGGTGGTATGAAGAAAAAGCATCTGCACGTGGATAAGGAGAAATTTAAGATTTCCAAGAGAGCCATCGTTCGTATTCAAAACCCCGACGATTCTTTATGTCTTCCTCGAGCTATTGTCGTGGCACAGTTACACAGTCAAAAACCCGAGGTTCCGGACCCCGAATGGGAGAAGAAATGGAAACGTATGAGACTTGGAGATGTACGAGCTCTCGACCAGAAACGACGGGCCTTAGCGCTCATGGAACTCGCCGGGTGTGCAAACGACCACCCTTGTGGGCCTCAGGAATGGGAGAAATTACATCAGGTCTTGGCTCCCGAGTATcgcttgaaaatatttcaatttaagacAAACACGCAGCGATTACGATTAGACCCCATCTACAGAGGTCAGGGGAGCGGAAAATGTTTGAACATCCTGATGGATAACGAGCATTACGATACCATAACATCGATGGCGGGAGTGACGGAAAATACATATTATTGTGATTACTGTGATGTTGGATATAGCCACATCGAAGAGCACCGTACCGTCTGTCCTCACCGCTGTTCGTTTTGTTTGGCCGATTCTCCCTGTACCCCGGACGGCACCCGCACGGAATGTGCtcattgtaagggatttttTAGAAATGCTGCGTGTTACCAGACCCACTTGAAACCTTACAGTAGCAATACCGCGACAACCGTGTGTAATTTAATGGGACGTTGCGACCAGTGTCAGAAATGGATGTCTAAGCAATTATTAAAGGGACACGCGTGCGGCGGAAAAACACAATGCCGCATCTGCAAGAAACTCGTCACCACCCCACATTTCTGCTTCGTTCAAAAGAAACCCAAGCCCAAACGCAACAAggaattgaaaatgtacatttatttcgatTTTGAATGTACACAGGAAAACGGAATTCACACCCCTAACCTCTGTGTGGCCGAACGCGTATGTCAACATTGCGACAGTTTAGACATTGACATGCGGTGTGATCACTGTCATGCGTTTGGCTCGCAACGCCGCTTCGTATTTCAAGGCCCCGACACCTTAAAGCAGTTTATGGAATGGTTGTTACAATCCGAGACGGACGAGAAGGGTAATGTGACTTTCAAGCACGATGAAACGACCGTCATTGCGCACAATTTCAAGGGATACGATGGGCAGTTCATCTTGAACTATCTAGTGCACACGGCCTGTATCAAACCTGTAGTCATCCTCAACGGCAGTAAAATCTTGTGTATGGGAGTGTTCGGCTTGAGATTCATCGATTCTTACAATTTCCTCCCCTTTGCCCTGGCCAAGATGCCCTCTGCGTTTGGATTAACAGAACTGAAAAAAGGTTATTTCCCCCACTTTTTTAACACGGAACAGAACCAGAATTACGTGGGGCCTTACCCCGATGCGCACTACTACAATCCTGACGACATGTCGATAACCAATCGCGAGGCCTTCTATACCTGGTACAATCAACAGGCCGGGAAAGTGTTCGATTTCCAGAAGGAATTCCTGGCTTACTGTATCTCGGATGTGGATATTTTGCGCCGGTGTTGTGCGCAATTTAAGTCTACCCTCTACGGACTCGTCCGCGTCGACCCGTTTCAGGAATCCATCACTTTTGCTAGCACGGCTAATTTAGCGTATCGCCGAGGATTCATGGCACAGGACACCATAGCCATCATCCCCAATATGGGATATCAACCGTCGCGCCGCTACTCGGCCAAGGGTTGCCGTTGGCTCACCTCCCTGGACCGCAACATACGTCATGCTAAGAACGGGGGCGAAATTACCATAGGCCCTTATACGGTGGACGGCTACGAGGAGGAATCCCGCACCGTGTACGAATTTTACGGCTGCTACTGGCACGGGTGCCCCACCTGTTATCCGAATCTGTTGACGGAAACCCACCCCCATCGAGTCCAGCAGACGTATCAAACCCTGTACGAGCAAACCTTGAAACGCGCCGCCGCCTTAGAGCAACAAGGATATACCGTCGTGAGCATCTGGGAACACGAGTTTGATCGACAAGTGAAAAACAATCCAGAGTTACAAACATTACTACGAGACCTCGATATTCAGGACCCCTTAAATCCCCGCGATGCCTTATACGGAGGTCGTACCAATGCCACGCGCCTGTATTGCGAGGAGGGAGACATGCGATACGTCGATGTGTGTTCTCTGTATCCTTACGTGTTGAAATACAGAACGTTTCCCATCGATCATCCTCAACTCATCACCAGCGATTTCAAGAATGTGAGAGAGTACTTTGGTCTCATTCGTTGTCGTGTCTTACCACCCCGAGGTCTGTATCATCCCGTCTTACCCTATAAGACGGGAGGAAAATTACTTTTCCCCTTATGCCGAACCTGCGCCGAACATCGCAACTTAGGACCTGACGATCGATGCAGTCACAGCGATTCAGAACGCAGTCTGACTGGCACCTGGGTGACCGTAGAAGTACACAAAGCTCTAGATCTCGGTTATCGGCTCGACCGCATCTATGAAGTCTGGCATTTTGAAAAGACCAGTCAGGACTTGTTTCGATCTTACATcgatacttttttaaaaattaaacaagaagctTCCGGATTCCCCGATCATTGTCAAACGCCCGAACAAAAACAAGACTACATCGATGAGATCCGGCGCCGGGAAGGCATCTTCATGAATCTAATAGACATCGAGAAAAACCCCGTCCGTAGAaccattgccaaactctttttaaattgtctCTGGGGAAAATTTGCACAACGATTACAACTACCACAAACACAGTATTTAACcgaagaagaagaattacagAAAAAATTACAAGATGCCACTCTAGAAATCAAAGGAGTCGAGCTGCTGGAAAATTGA